In the Bicyclus anynana chromosome 6, ilBicAnyn1.1, whole genome shotgun sequence genome, one interval contains:
- the LOC112046689 gene encoding membrane-associated progesterone receptor component 1: MASAPETKTADSIETETPSSESSIFNEFLSPVNLILTVIILVLLYKILRGRFGKSSAEQQVPELPKIRKDMTVAELRQFDGTQADGRVLVAVNGWIFDVTRGRRFYGPGGPYAAFGGKDASRGLATFSVTSSDKEYDDLSDLNSMEMESVKEWEAQFREKYELVGKLLKPGEEPTNYSDEEPEETDNSTSNQDEKKDL, encoded by the exons ATGGCATCAGCGCCTGAAACCAAAACTGCAGACAGCATAGAAACTGAGACTCCATCGTCAGAGTCTAGTATTTTCAATGAGTTTCTTAGTCCGGTGAATTTGATTTTGACTGTGATTATATTGGTGTTGTTGTATAAAATACTGAGGGGTAGGTTCGGTAAATCGTCGGCCGAACAGCAGGTGCCGGAGCTTCCTAAGATTCGCAAAGATATGACTGTCGCAGAGTTACGACAGTTCGATGGAACACAAGCAGACGGTCGAGTTCTCGTAGCGGTAAACGGGTGGATATTCGACGTGACACGGGGACGGCGCTTCTACGGGCCCG GTGGTCCGTATGCAGCATTTGGTGGTAAAGATGCGTCCAGAGGTCTTGCCACATTCTCTGTCACATCATCAGACAAAGAATATGATGATCTCAGTGATCTCAACTCAATGGAGATGGAATCTGTTAAGGAGTGGGAAGCACAGTTTAGAG AAAAGTACGAGCTCGTTGGTAAACTACTAAAGCCTGGTGAGGAGCCAACAAACTACTCCGACGAGGAGCCAGAAGAAACCGACAACTCGACCAGCAACCAGGATGAGAAGAAAGACCTGTAG